From a region of the Archangium lipolyticum genome:
- the aroQ gene encoding type II 3-dehydroquinate dehydratase, which produces MAKILVIHGPNLNLLGRRERSIYGSDTLEEINHLLSEVARRHPVELEFFQSNHEGAIIDKIQAAMDTAQGILINPGGFTHYSIAIRDALSAVALPTVEVHLSNIHAREDFRGHTVIAPVCIGQVGGFGKQSYVLGLLGLLRHLEQKG; this is translated from the coding sequence GTGGCGAAAATCCTTGTCATCCATGGTCCCAACCTGAATCTGCTCGGAAGAAGGGAGCGGAGCATCTACGGCTCCGACACCCTGGAGGAGATCAACCACCTCCTGTCGGAGGTCGCGCGGCGGCACCCGGTCGAGCTGGAGTTCTTCCAGTCCAATCACGAGGGGGCCATCATCGACAAGATCCAGGCGGCGATGGATACGGCCCAGGGCATCCTCATCAATCCGGGAGGATTCACCCACTACAGCATCGCCATCCGGGATGCCCTGAGCGCGGTGGCCCTGCCCACCGTCGAGGTCCACCTGTCCAACATCCATGCCCGTGAGGATTTCCGCGGGCATACGGTGATTGCGCCCGTGTGTATCGGACAGGTCGGTGGGTTTGGAAAACAGAGCTATGTGCTGGGCCTCCTGGGATTGTTGAGGCACCTCGAGCAGAAGGGATAG
- a CDS encoding flavin monoamine oxidase family protein, whose protein sequence is MDCSCDVVVLGAGASGLAAADRLARAGLRVAVLEARERPGGRVDTVRDAVDGTPLELGAEFIHGKPSVLLKLARRAGVKVGTCNDKHALLWRGKLAEGDTSFDFLEDLAAAEPPDRPVSQLLAEHAGDWSELEARMARSYVEGFYAATVETASSLAIARMERAAEQLGGIAPSRSLQGYDRVLEPLVRGLMRRPETLFFNAVAEQVRWSPKGVEVRARTREGVPLGTFRARRAVVTLPVGVLKAAPPEPGAVRFVPHLPDKERALARLEMGPLMKVLLRFRSPFWKEREDTRPYGFFHAPGQPLPTWWTLEPLRSRYLVGWSGGPDAEALSRLREEEVLRQSLEVLGRLFKLPRRALHERLESWRVQDWQREPFTRGGYCVIPAGAVDAMEVLARPVQDTLFFAGEATHLEGEEGTVHGALATGLRAAREVLGR, encoded by the coding sequence ATGGACTGCTCTTGCGATGTGGTCGTCCTGGGGGCCGGGGCCTCGGGGCTCGCCGCCGCGGACCGGCTGGCCCGCGCGGGTCTCCGCGTGGCCGTGCTGGAGGCCCGTGAGCGCCCTGGTGGCCGGGTGGACACCGTGCGAGATGCCGTGGACGGAACTCCCCTGGAGCTGGGTGCGGAGTTCATCCACGGCAAGCCCTCCGTGCTCCTGAAGCTGGCCCGGCGCGCCGGGGTGAAGGTGGGCACGTGCAACGACAAGCACGCCCTCCTCTGGCGCGGCAAGCTGGCGGAAGGAGACACGTCCTTCGACTTCCTGGAGGATCTCGCCGCCGCCGAGCCCCCGGACCGGCCCGTGAGCCAGTTGCTCGCCGAGCACGCGGGCGACTGGTCCGAGCTCGAGGCACGCATGGCCCGCTCCTACGTGGAGGGCTTCTACGCGGCCACCGTGGAGACGGCCAGCTCACTCGCCATCGCCCGCATGGAGCGCGCAGCGGAGCAACTCGGAGGCATCGCGCCCTCGCGCTCGCTGCAAGGCTATGACCGGGTACTGGAGCCGCTCGTCCGAGGGTTGATGCGCCGGCCGGAGACCCTCTTCTTCAATGCCGTGGCCGAGCAGGTGCGGTGGTCTCCCAAGGGAGTCGAGGTGCGCGCCCGGACGCGCGAGGGTGTACCCCTGGGAACCTTCCGCGCCCGCCGGGCCGTGGTGACGCTGCCCGTGGGCGTGCTCAAGGCCGCCCCTCCCGAGCCCGGCGCGGTGCGCTTCGTTCCCCACCTCCCTGATAAGGAGCGCGCCCTCGCCCGGCTCGAGATGGGGCCACTGATGAAGGTGCTCCTGCGCTTCCGCTCGCCCTTCTGGAAGGAGCGCGAGGACACCCGGCCCTACGGCTTCTTCCATGCCCCTGGCCAGCCCCTCCCCACCTGGTGGACGCTCGAGCCCCTGCGCTCTCGCTACCTCGTGGGCTGGTCCGGTGGCCCCGACGCCGAGGCGCTCTCCCGGCTGCGCGAGGAGGAGGTACTGCGGCAGTCGCTGGAGGTGCTCGGGCGTCTCTTCAAGCTCCCCCGGCGCGCGCTCCACGAGCGGCTCGAGAGCTGGCGCGTCCAGGACTGGCAGCGCGAGCCCTTCACCCGCGGAGGCTATTGCGTCATCCCCGCTGGGGCGGTGGATGCCATGGAGGTGCTGGCCCGGCCGGTTCAGGACACGCTGTTCTTCGCCGGCGAGGCCACCCACCTCGAGGGTGAGGAGGGCACCGTCCACGGGGCGCTGGCCACCGGGCTCCGCGCGGCCCGCGAGGTGCTGGGGCGGTAG
- a CDS encoding cysteine/serine endopeptidase inhibitor, with protein sequence MRSLSKTALKALPVTLIIMLTAAVAVAQKKNSSGSKGISIKGNGVFSYYNDAGYGACGTQINAAAQELASVSHVYWTAASPENDPLCKKCARVTYNGKTITVPVKDKCPGCNATTIDLSLPAFQKLAHTDVGRAKGASWSIVDC encoded by the coding sequence ATGAGAAGTCTTTCCAAAACAGCGCTGAAAGCCCTTCCCGTAACGCTCATCATCATGCTGACCGCCGCGGTGGCCGTCGCGCAAAAGAAGAACAGCTCAGGCAGCAAGGGCATTTCCATCAAAGGAAATGGAGTTTTCAGCTATTACAACGACGCGGGTTACGGCGCTTGCGGCACCCAGATCAACGCCGCCGCGCAGGAGTTGGCATCCGTGTCCCATGTATACTGGACGGCTGCTTCCCCCGAAAATGATCCTCTCTGTAAGAAGTGCGCCAGGGTCACGTACAACGGGAAGACAATCACGGTGCCGGTGAAGGATAAATGCCCGGGGTGTAACGCAACCACCATCGACCTCAGCCTGCCAGCGTTCCAGAAACTCGCCCATACGGACGTTGGCAGGGCCAAAGGCGCGAGCTGGAGCATTGTCGACTGCTAA